The following proteins are encoded in a genomic region of Xenopus laevis strain J_2021 chromosome 3L, Xenopus_laevis_v10.1, whole genome shotgun sequence:
- the LOC108710848 gene encoding uncharacterized protein LOC108710848: protein MSFADIAKTTDKIAEVLSFSEQDRNQIVNDIKSFSLPDLASPGDVNRQLNSLMRRECNLKCHATALVEYLKVKRIPRGLRVPLAPILCKNDSVYKKEWNMILNRCSLDLMALTIRHLQTALQQVQQQITLTEQELRKNHREMESTLSEIRAEIAQYERELMLNKIRKFKRDTEDYASEQVYTWKTYRREQRNKRQAERRPGRTISDVSSSSGSSNSQAAGDFLSSTPAPNENIGRSEGGGSRGKAALPRIRMSQRKVNQR, encoded by the exons ATGTCGTTTGCTGATATAGCAAAAACAACAGACAAAATTGCAGAAGTATTGAGCTTCAGTGAACAAGATCGCAATCAAATTGTGAATGATATTAAAAGCTTTTCCCTACCAGATTTGGCCAGCCCAGGTGATGTTAATCGACAACTTAACTCCCTGATGCGCAGAGAATGTAACTTGAAATGCCATGCCACAGCACTGGTGGAATATCTAAAAGTTAAGCGAATTCCACGAGGTCTACGTGTCCCCTTGGCACCTATTTTGTGCAAGAATGACtcagtatataaaaaagaatGGAATATGATACTAAATCGGTGCTCGTTAGATCTCATGGCATTGACCATTCGGCATTTACAAACTGCCTTACAACAAGTGCAACAACAGATTACCCTGACTGAACAAGAACTGCGGAAGAACCATCGTGAGATGGAATCTACTCTATCCGAGATCCGGGCGGAGATTGCCCAGTATGAACGAGAGCTAATGCTGAACAAAATCCGCAAGTTCAAACGTGACACCGAAGATTACGCCAGCGAACAGGTTTACACATGGAAGACTTACAGGCGGGAGCAGCGCAACAAAAGACAAGCCGAACGCCGACCAGGAAGAACTATATCGGATGTCTCATCCTCAAGTGGTTCCTCCAACTCGCAAGCAGCAGGGGATTTTTTATCCAGTACCCCAGCACCGAACGAAAACATCGGAAGGTCCGAAgggggaggaagcagaggaaaggCCGCTCTACCACGGATCCGAATGTCCCAACGGAAGGTCAACCAGAG ATAA